Proteins from a genomic interval of Capsicum annuum cultivar UCD-10X-F1 chromosome 4, UCD10Xv1.1, whole genome shotgun sequence:
- the LOC124897995 gene encoding uncharacterized protein LOC124897995 — translation MLKELSLNIILLEVLEQMTGYARFMKHLVTNKKGPIIEDVDGLHHCSAVTTKSLSQKKGDPRAFTIPCTIGSSRFARALYFLEANINLRSLAEFKKLGLNPPEPTTMRLLKAGRMVKKPMGILFDVIVRFYNFIFLADFVILDYEVDTDMPIILRRLFMAKGRVTVDMGN, via the coding sequence ATGCTGAAAGAGTTAAGCTTAAACATTATTCTTCTTGAGGTGTTAGAGCAGATGACTGGATATGCTAGGTTTATGAAGCACCTGGTTACAAATAAGAAAGGGCCTAttattgaggatgttgatggctTGCACCATTGTAGTGCAGTTACTACTAAATCTCTATCTCAGAAAAAGGGTGACcccagagcattcactataccatgtactattgggtcatctCGATTTGCTAGAGCCTTATATTTCTTAGAAGCTAATATAAATTTGAGGTCACTGGCTGAGTTTAAGAAATTGGGCTTGAACCCTCCTGAACCAACTACAATGCGACTGTTGAAGGCTGGCCGCATGGTGAAGAAACCTATGGGAATTTTATTTGATGTGATTGTGAGATTTTATAACTTTATCTTTTTggctgactttgtcattctagacTATGAGGTTGACACCGATATGCCCATAATATTGCGGAGACTATTTATGGCCAAAGGTAGAGTGACGGTTGACATGGGAAATTGA